The nucleotide sequence CTGATTTATGGTTCTAATCTCCATGGCTTGTCTTTTTTCATCATGGGTAAGTTCCGAATTCAATAATGATTCAATCTCTCCCAAAAGTTCAATGGCATCAATGCTGTCAAATTCATGCACTTCTCTTAAGTTGTCATCCAGACCGGGATTTTCTATTTCGAATTCTTCGGAAAATATCCGCAGGATTTCACTTAGTATTTTTTTACGCGTCAGTGTCATATGATCAACTTTTATGTTTTTCAACTTTTTATGAGATTTTCAATTTTACTTAGCAACTCTTATAACCGCTATATATAACAAATTCAAAATAAATAAACAATTATTTTGACACCCGGACACTCAGTTGACAGGAATTTATCATTTGGTCATGTCCCCAAGCTTTGGTGACATAGGCGTCTAAGTGCCTAATTTTCTGCCAAGAAAAGGTTCAAAATGATACCATTGAAGGGGGTGTGCACGAAGGTTCCGCTCAATGAGGTCTGCGTATTTCTGGGCGGATCTTTGTATGGCTTTCTGTCTGTCGGCACGGGAGGCGGCGCGAACGTATATCGGCTCGGATATTCTAAAATGGTATTTTTTTGGGCCACTACGAAATGAAAAAAATATAAATAAAGGTGATCCGGAAAGCAAGGCAAAAAGATGCGGTGCTTCCGGAAGATGGACCTGATGATCTAAAAATTTAACCGCCACGGTTCTTTCATTGCCACTCCAGATACGATCTCCTGTCAGCGAAACCAGCCCCCCTTCCCTTAAAAATTTTATGCCTTCAAGAATATCAAAAGGACTTCCCCCATCCTGATCTACGGCAACAATCCGGACGCCTCCTTTAGAAAGACTTTCCTTTTGCATTTTCTCAATCTGTTCCTTGGCCTTGATCCCCATGTAAAGCAAAAGGCGCATACCATATTCTTTCCGGCTTAACAAATGTGCGGCTGTTTCCCAGTTCCCCATATGGGACATAAGTATGATAGCGCCCTTCTTTTTTTCAACCGTTTCTTTAAGACGCTCCCAACCTTCGGATGTATGGGTGACACCCTCAGAACCCGCAATCAAAAACCGATCCATAAAAACATGAGTGAAATTGTGATACTGCTTCCAGGTGCACCAGATATGGTACAATTTATTTTTGTCTGGAAAAAGCGCTTGATAAAATCGTACACTCACCGCTACTTTTAATGGCGCAAACAAAAAAAAGCCGGTGGCAATCGGCCAGGCAAATAAGGTAAAAACCCATGGGCCCAACTTTTTGGTAAGCGTTATCAGAAGTTTGTAAAATAATTTTCTCATGTTATAGCTGTTTTGTCAGCATGGTGTTGAATATTTCTCAATCTGGCAAAAAACCACTGTCCTTTGCCTCCGGCAGCCGAAGGCGCCACAGCCTGGATTTCAAAACCAGACCGTACTAGCACCTGCTTAATTTCGTCTTCTGATCGATACAAGGGTTTTATTCCCATAATCTTGCGCCATATGTTTTCACACCATAATATGGGAAAAACCGCTTTTTGATTAGGAAACGCTGCCCTAATGAGCAAGCTGCCTCCCGGACAAAGCTGCAGGTTGAGTCTTTTTAACGTCAGTTTCAATTCATCATCCGTTAAATGTTGTATGGTATCGATCATCACCGCGCAATCGACCGGATCTGTGGGTTGCGGAAGTTCCGGCGTCTTTGCGCACTTAATAAATCCTCTTTGTCCGGTGACGATTGATGCGATCCTTGCTTTCTGGCTGTCAGGCTCAATTCCGTAAACTTTGGCTTTTGGATATATTTCAAGCAGACAGACCGCACCAAGTCCGTATCCACTATTTAGTTCTATAATTTTTTGGGGGGACTCAATAAAATTAAACAGTTCGGTAAACATCGGATCAAATGCCAGTTTATAACGAACAAACAGGCGTACCAGTGCTTCCCGATGCCGGTATTGTTTTAAGATTCTGTATAAGTGTTTTTTAGAACCCGGCTTAACTGTCTCAGCGGGAAGT is from Thermodesulfobacteriota bacterium and encodes:
- a CDS encoding phosphopantetheine-binding protein; amino-acid sequence: MTLTRKKILSEILRIFSEEFEIENPGLDDNLREVHEFDSIDAIELLGEIESLLNSELTHDEKRQAMEIRTINQICDYVESMAQAHS
- a CDS encoding lysophospholipid acyltransferase family protein, with amino-acid sequence MRKLFYKLLITLTKKLGPWVFTLFAWPIATGFFLFAPLKVAVSVRFYQALFPDKNKLYHIWCTWKQYHNFTHVFMDRFLIAGSEGVTHTSEGWERLKETVEKKKGAIILMSHMGNWETAAHLLSRKEYGMRLLLYMGIKAKEQIEKMQKESLSKGGVRIVAVDQDGGSPFDILEGIKFLREGGLVSLTGDRIWSGNERTVAVKFLDHQVHLPEAPHLFALLSGSPLFIFFSFRSGPKKYHFRISEPIYVRAASRADRQKAIQRSAQKYADLIERNLRAHPLQWYHFEPFLGRKLGT